agTTATTCTGATAGATATTGAGATAAAACATCACAGTGAATCTTCTTAGCCATAATATATGTTCTGTGAAATGTATGCTAATATTTTGCTCATTTCAGTCTAATCAGTTCACTCTTTCTTAGAGAATTGTAGAAACAGTATATGATTATTTCACTGTATATGCTGTGATATTCTCGAGGGACGAATTTTGCAATTTAGTTTCTATAAAGTACACTTGGATGGATGCAATATTCTTGATTTTACTGCATTTATATGAACATAGCTTTTCTTATATAATTGAATCTGTCTGTACTTTTTATacattctctctttgtctttttttatagTGAGTAGTGAGAAGCAGTTCATATTACTAATACAAAATAGGCTTAGAGTTACAATTGttctctgaaaatttattttgaattttttacaTTGATGCTTTAACAAAAATTTATTAAATTGGACCATGTTGTCCACATTaaagttatgggggggggggctgcttggAGATAGAATGGACATTTTAACAGTTTTAATTCCACTAGCTAAGGAATATGAAGTATACTTACAATTATTTTTGTCTTCAGTTCCATCAATGTCATAAATTGTGCataggacttttaaaaatatttaatttttttcttttcccctgagcctgaaatctaataatgCAGGCTccgattctccagaaccctgccccactagggaaagagagaggaaggctgggagtatggatcaaccttgcccatgttcagcagggaagcaattacagaagccagaccttccacctcctgcatcccacagtgaccttgggtccatactcccagagtgttaaagaataggaaagctatcaggggaggggatgagatgtggagttctgatgatgggaattgtgtggagttgtacctctcttatcctatggttttgtcaatgtttcctttttataaataaattaaaatatttaatttaattaatttgttatttttttatatagagagagagaaatcaagaggaaagaggaggatatagagagggagagagaaaagagagacacatgcagcactgcttctccactcatgaaattttcctcctatgggtggggaccagggcttccaGAAACACACTGCCTGACTCAGGGTAGAGGTCTTTGACTGCCTTAGTTGAATGTATTCCTATTATTTTATTCTACTATAAATAAGatcatttttctttataattttaatatttttcttaatatatcttaaatattcttaatatttttctttataattttaataattttctttatatttttaatataattcatTAGTGTATGAAAACATAACATATTATTTGATGATTGTATATTCCAAAGTATtactagtttttaaaataaattttgccAGTTTGGGGTGAAATTTTTGCCTGTTGGACAAATgtgatatttttatcattttagtgGCAGTCgatgatttatagtacagttattccccatgacaggtgtcctCAAAACACTCTTTCCCACAACCTAAATTCTTTTCCGTCATCATGCATCAGTATTCCCAATACCCCTCCATCCCATTCCGATCCTTTCCCAGAGCACATAATTTTGGTACAGTGCATCAAAAACTGTTCAGTTTTCACTTTGTCGTTTCctattctgtctttgtttcttaagttccacctttaAGTGAGATCgttggtatttgtccttccctttttgacttaatctcacttaacacaattctctgaagttccatctaagatgatgcaaaggagactaCTTCCtcatttttaacatctgagtACTATGCctctcacaactttcttagccactctccTGTTTTTGGCCATCTAGGCTGATTCCAAGTTTGAACTGATTATACTGATTTGAAAATAGATGTTGATCTTTAGTCTTACTAAGATTTGCTGTCTCTTTATCAACTTTCTCCTTACATTTTCTGTTCAATGTGGAGAGTGAAGTAGTGATATTTCCTAATATTGTTCTATTTGCCTTCAAATTTATATAAAGGTCAGCTATTTTAAATCTTTAGTAACTTTTCAAAATCATAAAATTGCATTATAATTTATCAAACATACTTTCTACATCtgaactattttatatattaataaatattatcaaagtaAATCAACTTTTTTTAGAAATAAGAAACCTAATCTAAACACTACTTAAAGACAATATTAAAAGTGATCAGATAAGTGTTAATATACAATAAAACATGCATATTACAATAAACCGTGCAAaagttttatatataatttactagAGTAATAACATATAAACAAGAGTCATCACAGATTCAAAACCAAAAGTTTTCATTTCTTAGGTAAATGCACTGAAATAATTATGTAGATATGAAAAGATGCAGATAGTACACTTGAATTTAACGTATCTGTGTAATGCGTTAGTAGTACTCCATTTTGCCTTCTTACAAGTTTATATTGTGACAGTATTGgtttttaagataatttttagGAGTACAGCATTATAGTTCTGTAGATAGATGGGTTATAATTTGAATGCATTAAAGAAAATTGTgggaagttgggctgtagcgcagcaggttaaacgcaggtggtgcaaagcacaaggaccggcttaaggatccccgttgagcccctggctccccacctgcagtggagttgcttcacaagtggtgaagcaggtctgcaggtgtctatctctctctccccctctctctgtcttcccttcctctctccatttctctctgtcctatccaacaacaatgacatcagtaacaacaacaataataactacaacaataagacaacaagggcaacaaaagggagtaaataaatattaaaaagaaaaagaaaattgtgaaAATCAAGTTGCCACTGTGTAAGAAGTACATTGAAATTAATGATATAGGATTCAAAATTGTCATAGTATGAAGTCTATGAAAAATTTAATTAAGGAACAAAAAATAGTATATATTTTTGAGTTAAAACAGAGTATAGAGATTTGCAAGCACTGACAAGACTAAGAAACTATATACCTTTATGTTCCATCATGGCGATAATTTTCCAAATATGGAGAAAATTAAGATTTTCAGTCCATATTTGTTGTGTATGTGATCCAACATAAATACTGAGACCAATCAACTTAAGTGATATTGAAAATATTATCAAGCTGTTATCAGGACTTCCAGTGACTAAGTAGTATTACAATAACTTCATCACAATAATTTATATACTGTTTTACTCCTTGATGAATTATTAATGTTTGGATAATGCAAGATATTAGTAAGACTATTTTTGGCATAGCAACTCAAAAGAATCTTAGagcatgaggtctcaaattcAGTGTGGAGAGATGCTCTGATTCTCATTAATACACaaatcaatctttttaaaaataatattttggagTCATATTTGTAACagtcattattataaatattttggtAATCTCAGTAATTTATATTACCATTAAATTTCCATTTCTTATTTCAAAGATCAAACAATGAAAACCTTGGctacattttaaagaaaacaaaaagcataGAATGTCCAGTTCTATCAATCTATCTCCCTCTGCAAGATTTGCAGATGGCTATGTAAATACTCATGCTCTTCACACATCTGTTCATATatattaatacatttatttattagtttagtAGTACTGAATTTATGAGTTGCCATTTGGAATATATTTAAGCAAGGCAAAACATGAATGACAGTTGAGTAGCTAGATAACATATCATAAAATAATTATGAAGgaatgtaaaattttaaatagatttttctgGTCATAACGAGGGCTTCACCATACTATGTTAGCTTTTtctgatagacagatagatgcctAGAGGAAGAACAGGAaggataccacagtactgaagtttcctccagttcaATGAGTGTGGACAACCTTGaagctgggttgtgtgcatgacaatGCAAGTATACTATCCAGGTAAGCAGTCTTGCCATATCTAAGTTACTTTTAAAATTcactttaaaagaatttattgatAGTTAACATAAAATAGCCTTCCAAACTGTTAGACAACTTTAGTTCAATGGTTATAATGAATCATTAAAAACATTGTATTTAGTCTATTCTACAATTGTATAGATGACTCAAGATCAATAAAGAGATGTTTTTCTCAACAATATCTTCTTCACAGCATTTTTCACCTCCCTATTCCTTAGGCTATAAATCAGTGGGTTTAACATAGGAATGATAAGAGTATAGAATACAGCAATAATCTTACTTTTCTCTGGTGAAGAGATAGCCCCAGGTTGGGCGTACATAAAGAATACAGTTCCATAGAATATACTTACCACAGTGATGTGAGAGGTACAAGTAGAGAAAGTCTTACTCCTGCCATGGATTGAGGGGATCTTCAGGACAGTGGAGAGGATATAAGCATAAGATACCAGAATGATAGTTGTGGTGGTGATAATGATGAGAGCAGAGAGAATAAAAAGTACAATTTCATTCACAAAAGTGTCAACACAAGAGATCTTAATCAGAGCTGGGACATCACAGAAAAAATGGTCCAGTCTGTTTTCTCCACAGAAATGTAAACTGAAAGTAAAGCCTGTTTGTATCATGGAATTGATGCATCCACAGATGTAAGATCCAACCACCAAGCGCACACAAGTCTGCTGAGACATGTGTACAGTATAGAGAAATGGCGAGCAAATGGCTGAGAAACGATCATACGCCATCACAGCTAAAAGGAAGCCTTCAGTTCCAACAAaaagagcaaagaaaaagaactgtgtgGCACAACCATTGTAAGAAATTTTCTTGTCCTTGGACAAGAAAGTAGCCAGAGTCTTGGGAGCAATGACTGTGGAGTAGCAGATATCTAAATATGACAAATTTCTGAGAAAGAAATACATAGGGGTATGAAGTCTGGAATCTATTTTAATGACAACTAACATGCTGGTATTTCCCACCACAATGACCATATAGATAAGCAAGAAGAGTAAGAATAAGATAATCTGTACTTGTGGAGATGTTTTGAATCCCAGCAGAATAAACTCTGTCACCTCTGAGTAATTCCTTTGCAGTTCACTCTTCATAGCTGACACCTACTGAGGTAATGAGTAAAAGACCATGAAAATTGTGAAGAACCTTGTCAACTTTTGATTCCCGAAGTTcacagggagaggaaaaaaaaaaaaactctgatcaagaataaggtttttttaaaagcacatttGACACAAGCTTTACATTCAAATGTACACAGTGTACATATTTATTCTAATGTACTCAGTGTCAGTATGATGGGGGATATGTGAATGGGTAAAGGGTGTCTGGGGCAGTGATAGTATTTGTCATTTTATGACATTTGTTAAGATTTTTTGTAGTCAGATAAACTGAATCCAAATGTATCTCATTCAGACTAAAATAATCTAagatggggatggggagatagcataatggttacgcaaaagactttcatgcctgaggttctgaggtccaagTTTCATTCCCCAACCATAAaccagcagtgctctagtcatattctctctatctctctctctctctctctctctctctctctctctttctctctttaaaatgaaataaaatatattttaaaaattttaaaaataaataaaataatctaagATAACTACCAATATTTTAAATGTCTCAAAGCCCACTTCTGTCAAGATATTGACACCTATTATATAAGATTGGCATGAGTTTAATTTGAAACTGAGAGTAAAAAGCAGTATGTACAGTTTCcagaatattttaaagtatttttacacTTATTCTTGGAGGAAACCATCTAAATGAATAAGCAAACACAACTAAAATTATTCTTGCTTCAGGAGCAGAAAATTTGGTAAAAATAGTcacagatgggagtcgggctgtagtgcagcgggttaagcgcaggtggcgcaaagcacaaggaccggcataaggatcccggttcgaaccccggctcctcacctgcggcgggtcgcttcacaggcggtgaagcaggtctgcaggtgtctatctttctctcctcctctctgtcttcccctcctctctccatttctctctgtcctatccaacaacaacaacaacaataataactacaacaataaaacaacaagggcaacaaaagggaataaataaataaaataaatataaaaaaattaaaaaaaaaatagtcacagaTGTGATTATGTAACTGCCCTAAAATATtgtcatttataaaaaaaataaggaagcatAGAGTTACTGTTTCATGAGGTAAATGAACATCAATCTGAGAAAGAGGCATTAGAAAATACAAATTAAACTCCTACACTAACCATCAGTGTCTATACTCTGCCTCCTTTTTTTTACTAATAATCTCCACTAGTAGTTCCATTCGCTTTTCAGCAAACTCCAGAAAGTCTTTTGTCCATCTGCTGTCAAGAGTTAAGAGTGAAACATATATTATGTAaacagatattcatcgggatgcggcatcatctaagttcatttctcacgtctacgctcaaccggacctgccaatatacctggatatcttcgcccaccctgtccaacgcttgacgtctcgtcatccaatctggtcccctatgcctacaatgaacttctctgttccagtctcttggaaacagagttggcagtcagctgaggtaaagaacaaacacctcatcacagacccctgcaagcgtcaacccgactttgacctagcacgttatgattgggccctcctcaatcactattgaacaggccatggccggtgcaccgctatgttccatcgctggggagccagagacgacccaaactgcccctgcggctacagacagattatgacccacatagtcaacgactgccacctctccagattcaaaggaggtctcgaaactttacatcaggctcaacctgatgctgttgactggctaccgaagaagggcaaacgctagaagaagaagtgaaacaTATAAATTACCTGTGTATTAGCCTGGTAGGTTCAATAGAAGATTAATCTCCCCAAACAAGACACATTttatacatgcacacatatgATATTAGTTAAACTATTGTAAATATGGAAAATTACATTAtataaattttacttttaaaataactaTAGATCTTAACATCAAATAATAATGAGGCAATGAACAGATTAGCaataattttaaagtaataaaaatccaAGGGTAAAAATCATGTTACATTTCTGTGATTCTATTATAGTTCATTTCTGAAGTAACATAAGTCCTTGTCTTAAAGGACTTTatcatattttttcaaaattttcataaaattaaaaactttatatgaatttataaaaacataaaatttataGGAATACATAAAACTAAAATTACAAATGGTGTCAGAAGAAGTGAAACTGATTTAGCTTCTGGTGCTCTGTTTCTGTGGAAAGTGGAAAATCTTCTAGTAGTTGAAAGTAAGGCATTTTATTTTGGACAAATTGTTCAGATTCCACAAGTCTTATCTTTATCAGAAAAACATGTTTTAGAATATTTATCCCATAAAGTTACTGTTGTAAAGTTAAAATTAATGATGTGCACAGATTAAGTGAAATGTATAACATGGAAATCAGAACATGCTCAATAGATAATTAACATATGAAAGACACAATGGGGAAAAATTTGCTGAGTTAAGAGATTTTCAGAAAAAGTTAGGATTTCTTTAAAAGAAGTTACCTTAACTGAAAACCAGAAGATTCCAAAAGAAATTTCATTGAAGAATTTCAATAGTTGATTGTTTCTTTTCAGGGAACTTTGAGGGAAGTGTGGTTAGCTACAAACGTGTGTCAAAGTGTATGCTGTGCATATCCCACCTTTAGAATACATGCTATATGCAGAACTATTGATTTCTAACATTTCTTGTACCTTACTTCACTTATTAGAATCAAATTCCCTAAACATGgcatttaatttgaaaaaaaaaagaatatatatatatatatatctgtttaaAAGTCTCTATGTTAttcaaaaataactaaatattctTTTAGATCTGTCCTAAGTTCTAAGTCCTTTGTTTTAAGCAtataaaaagaaatgcatacataaatatatggccttttgaaaaaaaaaaaagtaaaaagcccTGGAGGTCAATTAGGTCAATGTTTGCTAAATTTCCCCATGCCTCAGAATCACCTGGGGAAGTGGGAAGGTTCTCTTTGGTTTGGCTTTTAATACTAATTCCTAGATATTACCTCATTTTGTAATTAATCTGAATGTTGAAAAGTGTATATTACTTAATGAATTTTCGGTATAACCCATTATtatctattgttgttattattactattaccacCAATAgctttatcactgggctcagtgcctgcaagactcAACTAATCTCCCATAATATCCTGGTCACCATGATagaagataagagacagagacagagagaaggagagagaaaaacagagaaaaggagacacctgtagcactgctcccttgttcatgtagcttccccctgcaggtaggaaacttcaatccaggtccttgtgcatgataacatgtgctcttTTTACCGACACTGGAATTGGATAGGAATAGTAGGCAAAGCAGTGTGATAAGCCCAATGATTGCCCAATTTTAGTTCATTGagggcaattgaaaaaaaaattttgtcaaaaTGTTATAGTTAAAAACATTtcacaaagaaaattaaaagttcTGTTTGGTTTACTGGTGAATTCTACCAGACATTTAAGTAGAAGATTACAGttttttggtatattgcaccaaagtaaaactgtGGGGTGGTTGGGGgacaggttcaggtcctggaacatgatgacagaggataaccctagaggggttgaattgttatatggataactgagaaatgttacacatgtacaaactactgtattttactattgacctTAAACCATTaatgtccccaataaagaaaaattaaataaatagcagTTCTATACAGATATTTCTAAGGAGTTGAAAATGAGAGAAAATACTTTAATTTATTCTGTAAACTTAATGTAGTGTGGCTACTTACATACATATGTAAATGTATTTCATATTAGAAAATagaatacatgtgtatatatgtctACATATGCAAAAACCTTAATCAAGATACAGATGCCAAATGCCAGATTTTCTAAAGCATACATAAAACATCTAAAGGTAATATCCTTACATATAAGAGCCTGAATTATGATTAAGAATGATAAGATCTTAAGATCAAAAatgtcaaatgatctcacttattaatgggacttaataaagtagggtaGCATAATCTGAAAGATAGACTGGACATAGTGTATTGTACAAAAGCAAAAAACTCtggagaggatgggggagggggacagggagaaaACATTGGGGGGCTGGAAATGGTATGTATATGTAATGAATCTACTATAAAGCAATGACCCCctcaatataaaaaaatgaagaatgagTAAAGGAGTTAGACAACATTGAATATAATATACAGAAACCTGGAGAGAATTCAGTATTGAGTTTTTTCAGACAACATAATATCTAACAATTTTTCAATTTAATGGACAAATGTAATAGTATGGTTAAGTATAGTTCACTCACATCAAATGGTAGGTCAGAAAGCATTTAGCACTAGCTTATCAAGCCTAGGATTTCCCCAACTGTTTATAAAAGGTATAATTtagaaaattttagaataatttgTTATAAATATTACAACCGCTTAAGCagtttaataataatataaaagaactTTTATGGAATATTTATTAATTGATACGAATATTTTGTATATAAAGATTAATGACCAGGCTGTTAGATATTTTGATTACCCTTTTGGCAGCCATTAAATCAATTAAGTCACTAGTCAAAACCTATGGTTTCACATAATAAAAATTCCTTGTCCAAATAGCATCTCCCATCAGTTTTTTAAATGAGGTTACCCTTATATGAACCAtcacgtttgtttgtttgttttcctgaatgtttttgttagacacagagagaaactgagaggaaaggggacatagaaagaaagagagacacatggagcactgcttcactgctcatggagttcCACCCCTAAAAGTTagataccaggggcttgaattcgggtccttgtgtactataatgtgtgatgtgagctcaaccaggtccaccaccactcaGGCCATCTCACATCAATTTTTTTGCAACCCTTCAA
This portion of the Erinaceus europaeus chromosome 7, mEriEur2.1, whole genome shotgun sequence genome encodes:
- the LOC103109250 gene encoding olfactory receptor 9S13-like, translated to MKSELQRNYSEVTEFILLGFKTSPQVQIILFLLFLLIYMVIVVGNTSMLVVIKIDSRLHTPMYFFLRNLSYLDICYSTVIAPKTLATFLSKDKKISYNGCATQFFFFALFVGTEGFLLAVMAYDRFSAICSPFLYTVHMSQQTCVRLVVGSYICGCINSMIQTGFTFSLHFCGENRLDHFFCDVPALIKISCVDTFVNEIVLFILSALIIITTTTIILVSYAYILSTVLKIPSIHGRSKTFSTCTSHITVVSIFYGTVFFMYAQPGAISSPEKSKIIAVFYTLIIPMLNPLIYSLRNREVKNAVKKILLRKTSLY